The following are encoded together in the Pseudodesulfovibrio indicus genome:
- a CDS encoding tetratricopeptide repeat protein, with product MSTDLIKSRKKLNSIATLLKQGKYMPAVQAVHDGLILFLKNQVMKNERDEFEDILQKVTYVLNSDKELRKIYPLVISYEPGQERKLLDAMRELLQELQKALNEEVQGDLEAIAAQKREALEQGQAHLDAGEWDKAKDVFDQLVKTFGGDTELKADIADRYLNAGRYKEAYSMLDDALRDDPNAIHLYNRIGMVLRKMQDYETAEKYYLKALTLTSQDEYLHYNIGRLYYDWRKWAKMANSAKNAVAINPNFAEAAKMLKFAQKKMAE from the coding sequence ATGTCCACCGATCTCATAAAGTCGCGCAAAAAGCTGAATTCCATCGCTACGCTGCTGAAACAGGGCAAGTACATGCCCGCAGTCCAGGCCGTGCACGACGGCCTCATCCTGTTTCTCAAGAACCAGGTCATGAAAAACGAGCGCGACGAATTCGAGGACATCCTCCAGAAAGTCACCTACGTCCTCAACTCGGACAAGGAACTGCGCAAGATATACCCCCTGGTCATCAGCTATGAACCCGGCCAGGAACGCAAGCTCCTCGACGCCATGCGCGAGCTGCTCCAGGAACTGCAAAAGGCCCTGAACGAAGAGGTCCAGGGCGACCTGGAAGCCATCGCCGCCCAGAAGCGCGAGGCCCTTGAACAGGGCCAGGCGCACCTCGACGCGGGCGAGTGGGACAAGGCCAAGGACGTCTTCGACCAGTTGGTCAAGACCTTTGGCGGCGACACGGAACTCAAGGCGGACATCGCCGACCGCTATCTCAACGCGGGCCGGTACAAGGAAGCCTACTCCATGCTGGACGACGCCCTGCGCGACGATCCCAACGCCATCCACCTGTACAACCGCATCGGCATGGTCCTGCGCAAGATGCAGGACTACGAGACCGCCGAGAAATACTACCTCAAGGCCCTGACCCTCACCTCCCAGGACGAATACCTGCACTACAACATCGGCCGACTCTACTACGACTGGCGCAAATGGGCCAAAATGGCCAACTCCGCCAAAAATGCCGTGGCGATCAACCCCAACTTCGCCGAAGCCGCCAAAATGCTCAAATTCGCCCAAAAGAAAATGGCCGAGTAG
- a CDS encoding chemotaxis protein CheA, with protein MQDSIIQCIEDIEKQILEVDATGQGVEQAVDALGLSCMQLSSAGVVALLDMLKDGITPVNNDIVSAMLGICEAHKKFFFALGGLLAGSADALAKIKKAPSTPVVEESEEDAAKAFEEPPTAEAEPEEEAPEAKADEDEDKGKADARPETKTSTSAIASIRVATDRLDRVIELVGKLMVTYAVIAQGGATNMSQMASSLRELDNVISRLQQEVNAIRLVPLKQIFMPMHRLVKSLSQKIGKKLDFDVKGDDLALDKTIVESLNEPLVHLLRNAVDHGLEDPEGRKAAGKSETGTVTLSAWRKGDSAFIQVRDDGRGLDPDRILAKALEKGLAEPDKEYETSEILQFVLQSGFSTAEKITDVSGRGVGMDAVVNAIKVTLDGDVEIESELGKGAAFTIIIPLDRSANEGIVDALVCKVGGDTFIMPSRDVVEIYMPRHNDVVQLPDGRETVDVRGEIHSLLRLADLLELTPEIDNIEMAQAIVVRVGDYKGAILVDEVLRQQQVVITGFTVPVEQIFHIPILGYGMMGESDALVIDAEEMIQQFQERIAQSAQASLT; from the coding sequence ATGCAGGACAGCATCATCCAGTGCATCGAGGACATAGAGAAGCAGATCCTCGAGGTGGATGCCACCGGCCAGGGGGTCGAGCAGGCGGTCGACGCGCTCGGCCTGTCGTGCATGCAGCTCTCTTCCGCCGGGGTCGTGGCCCTGCTCGACATGCTCAAGGACGGCATCACCCCGGTCAACAACGACATCGTCTCCGCCATGCTCGGCATCTGCGAGGCGCACAAGAAGTTCTTCTTCGCCCTGGGCGGGCTGCTGGCGGGCAGCGCCGACGCCCTGGCCAAGATCAAGAAGGCGCCCTCGACGCCAGTGGTCGAGGAATCCGAGGAAGACGCGGCCAAGGCATTCGAGGAGCCGCCCACCGCCGAGGCCGAGCCCGAGGAGGAAGCCCCGGAAGCCAAGGCGGACGAGGATGAGGACAAGGGCAAGGCGGACGCCAGGCCCGAGACCAAGACGTCGACCTCGGCCATCGCCTCCATCCGCGTGGCCACCGACCGTCTCGACCGGGTCATCGAACTGGTGGGCAAGCTCATGGTCACCTACGCGGTCATCGCCCAGGGCGGGGCCACCAACATGAGCCAGATGGCCTCCAGCCTGCGCGAGCTGGACAACGTCATCAGCCGTCTCCAGCAGGAGGTCAATGCCATCCGGCTGGTGCCGCTCAAGCAGATTTTCATGCCCATGCACCGGCTGGTGAAGAGCCTCAGCCAGAAGATCGGCAAGAAGCTCGACTTCGACGTCAAGGGCGACGACCTGGCCCTGGACAAGACCATCGTGGAATCCCTGAACGAACCGCTGGTCCACCTGCTGCGCAACGCCGTGGACCACGGCCTGGAAGACCCCGAGGGGCGCAAGGCCGCGGGCAAGTCCGAGACCGGCACCGTGACCCTGTCCGCCTGGCGCAAGGGCGACAGCGCGTTCATCCAGGTCCGGGACGACGGACGCGGGCTGGACCCGGACCGCATCCTGGCCAAGGCCCTGGAAAAGGGGCTGGCCGAGCCGGACAAGGAATACGAGACCTCCGAGATTCTCCAGTTCGTGCTCCAGAGCGGTTTCTCCACCGCCGAGAAGATCACCGACGTGTCCGGCCGAGGCGTGGGCATGGACGCCGTGGTCAACGCCATCAAGGTCACCCTGGACGGCGACGTGGAGATCGAAAGCGAGCTGGGCAAGGGCGCGGCCTTCACCATCATCATCCCCCTGGACCGCTCGGCCAACGAGGGCATCGTGGACGCCCTGGTCTGCAAGGTCGGCGGCGACACCTTCATCATGCCCAGCCGCGACGTGGTGGAGATCTACATGCCCAGGCACAACGACGTGGTCCAGCTGCCCGACGGCCGCGAGACCGTGGACGTGCGCGGCGAGATCCACTCCCTGCTCCGGCTGGCCGACCTCCTGGAACTGACCCCGGAGATCGACAACATCGAGATGGCCCAGGCCATCGTGGTCCGGGTGGGCGACTACAAGGGCGCGATCCTGGTGGACGAGGTCCTTCGCCAGCAGCAGGTGGTCATCACCGGCTTCACGGTCCCGGTGGAACAGATTTTCCACATCCCCATCCTCGGTTACGGCATGATGGGCGAATCCGACGCCCTGGTCATCGACGCCGAGGAGATGATCCAGCAATTCCAGGAGCGCATCGCCCAGTCGGCACAGGCTTCCTTGACATAA
- a CDS encoding TrmH family RNA methyltransferase, which translates to MPRQITEERKERINKVLSRRQKDLTLVMDNIWDPHNVSAVLRSCDAFGVAGVHLYYTDSQWPDLGKKTSASAKKWIARTEHTDAAAMVGDLRAQGMQILRTGFSERARRVMDVDFTRPTAIILSNEHRGTSPELAELVPDEIYIPMQGMVQSFNVSVAAAIILYQAFIQRDKAGMYDVPTFSGEELDRLKTEWYTR; encoded by the coding sequence ATGCCCAGACAGATTACTGAAGAAAGGAAAGAGCGTATAAACAAGGTCTTGTCCAGACGGCAGAAGGATTTGACCCTGGTGATGGACAACATATGGGACCCGCACAACGTGTCGGCGGTGTTGAGAAGTTGCGACGCTTTCGGCGTGGCCGGGGTGCATTTGTACTACACCGACTCCCAGTGGCCCGACCTGGGGAAAAAGACCTCGGCCTCGGCCAAGAAGTGGATCGCCCGCACCGAGCACACCGATGCGGCGGCCATGGTCGGCGACCTGAGGGCCCAGGGGATGCAGATCCTGCGCACCGGTTTTTCGGAGCGCGCGCGTCGGGTCATGGACGTGGACTTCACCCGGCCCACGGCGATCATCCTCAGCAACGAGCACCGGGGGACCTCCCCGGAACTGGCCGAGCTGGTCCCGGACGAAATTTACATCCCCATGCAGGGGATGGTTCAGAGCTTCAATGTCTCGGTGGCCGCGGCCATCATATTGTATCAGGCGTTCATCCAGCGTGACAAAGCCGGTATGTACGACGTTCCGACCTTTTCCGGGGAGGAACTGGATCGGCTTAAAACGGAATGGTATACGAGGTAA
- a CDS encoding FecCD family ABC transporter permease, whose amino-acid sequence MKDAAPRTPARKGLTILLLAATLAGLAVIACGMGFIAISPSEVVSALLDGARGAAQSIDPLKADVLLDIRLPRILTSLSVGFGLAMAGAVFQGLLLNPLADPFTLGVSSGAAFGAALALLLGVSLFGPATLLVLAFAGAGATLLAVLALAGRDTDFSPGSLILAGVIVSAILSAGISFIKYLADERVSVIVFWLMGSFVGRTWSDAALTGPAALFGLLVCLFLARDLNVMSLGARPARSLGVDTGTVRVILLVTASLVSAVCVAVSGVIGFVGLIVPHLMRYLVGPDNRWLLPASGLGGAILLLLADTGSRALLPHEVPIGVLTALIGGPVFCWIFARSRGGHRG is encoded by the coding sequence ATGAAGGACGCCGCTCCCCGCACCCCCGCCCGCAAGGGGCTGACCATCCTCCTCCTGGCCGCGACCCTGGCCGGGCTGGCGGTGATCGCCTGCGGCATGGGTTTCATCGCCATCTCCCCGTCGGAGGTGGTGTCCGCCCTGCTGGACGGGGCGCGGGGAGCGGCGCAGTCCATCGATCCGCTCAAGGCGGACGTGCTCCTGGACATCCGGCTGCCGCGCATCCTGACCAGCCTGTCCGTGGGGTTCGGCCTGGCCATGGCGGGCGCGGTCTTCCAGGGGCTGCTGCTCAACCCCCTGGCCGATCCGTTCACCCTGGGCGTGTCCTCGGGCGCGGCCTTCGGCGCGGCCCTGGCCCTGCTCCTGGGGGTCTCCCTGTTCGGCCCGGCCACCCTGCTGGTCCTGGCCTTCGCCGGCGCCGGGGCCACCCTGCTGGCCGTCCTGGCCCTGGCCGGGCGCGACACCGATTTTTCCCCCGGCTCCCTGATCCTGGCCGGCGTCATCGTCTCGGCCATCCTCTCGGCGGGCATCAGCTTCATCAAATACCTGGCCGACGAGCGCGTCTCGGTCATCGTCTTCTGGCTCATGGGCAGCTTCGTGGGCCGCACCTGGAGCGACGCCGCCCTGACCGGCCCGGCCGCCCTGTTCGGGCTCCTCGTCTGCCTGTTCCTCGCCCGCGACCTGAACGTCATGAGCCTCGGCGCCCGCCCCGCGCGCAGCCTGGGGGTGGACACCGGGACCGTGCGCGTCATCCTCCTGGTCACCGCCTCCCTGGTCAGCGCGGTCTGCGTGGCTGTGAGCGGGGTCATCGGCTTCGTGGGCCTCATCGTCCCGCACCTCATGCGGTACCTGGTCGGGCCGGACAACCGCTGGCTGCTGCCCGCCTCGGGCCTGGGCGGGGCCATCCTCCTGCTCCTGGCCGACACCGGCTCCCGCGCCCTGCTGCCCCACGAGGTACCCATCGGCGTGCTCACCGCGCTCATCGGCGGCCCGGTCTTCTGCTGGATCTTTGCCCGCAGCCGTGGGGGGCATCGTGGATAA
- a CDS encoding Hpt domain-containing protein — protein sequence MSEDPMVEEFFSEVNDKYYPQVMEGLEKLEAADIEEGIEILARPLHTIKGVTGFMAGFEEASHFTHKIEDFLKKVQSGEVESTGDNVTLLSRAG from the coding sequence ATGAGCGAAGATCCCATGGTCGAAGAATTCTTCTCCGAGGTGAACGACAAGTACTACCCCCAGGTGATGGAGGGGCTGGAGAAGCTTGAAGCCGCCGACATCGAGGAGGGCATCGAGATTCTCGCCAGGCCGCTGCACACCATCAAGGGCGTCACCGGCTTCATGGCCGGCTTCGAGGAGGCCTCCCACTTCACCCACAAGATCGAAGACTTCCTGAAGAAGGTCCAGTCCGGCGAGGTGGAGTCCACCGGCGACAACGTAACCCTGCTCTCGCGCGCGGGGTGA
- a CDS encoding ABC transporter ATP-binding protein → MDNAGFALSGVSFAYGARPVLHGLDIALAPGRLYGIIGPNGSGKSTLLHLLAGHLAPSQGTVTLNHRSVAAYPPGEFARLCALVAQESAPNFPFTVYEAVLMGRHPHIPRFARPADTDLARVEHALAAMELGELRDRPLAALSGGERQRTAVARGLAQDAPALLLDEPTSAMDIRYAMATMAELARLAREEGRTVVTVLHDLNLAARNCDFLFMLDKGTVHAYGNVSRTLTPENIHAVFGVRAAILNTESGPHLAYL, encoded by the coding sequence GTGGATAACGCCGGGTTCGCCCTGTCCGGGGTCTCCTTCGCCTACGGCGCGCGGCCCGTGCTCCACGGGCTGGACATCGCCCTGGCGCCGGGACGGCTGTACGGCATCATCGGCCCCAACGGCAGCGGCAAATCCACCCTGCTCCACCTCCTGGCCGGGCACCTCGCGCCCTCGCAGGGGACCGTAACGCTGAACCACAGGAGCGTGGCCGCCTACCCGCCCGGCGAATTCGCCCGGCTCTGCGCCCTGGTCGCCCAGGAAAGCGCGCCGAATTTCCCGTTCACGGTCTACGAGGCCGTGCTCATGGGCCGCCATCCGCACATCCCCCGGTTCGCCCGGCCCGCTGACACAGACCTCGCCCGCGTGGAGCACGCCCTGGCCGCCATGGAGCTGGGCGAGCTGCGCGACCGTCCACTGGCCGCCCTGTCCGGGGGCGAGCGCCAGCGGACCGCCGTGGCCAGAGGGCTGGCACAGGACGCCCCGGCCCTGCTCCTGGACGAGCCGACCTCGGCCATGGACATCCGCTACGCCATGGCGACCATGGCCGAGCTGGCCCGCCTGGCCCGCGAGGAGGGCCGCACCGTGGTGACCGTGCTCCACGACCTGAACCTGGCCGCCCGGAACTGCGATTTCCTGTTCATGCTGGACAAAGGGACCGTTCACGCCTATGGCAACGTTTCCCGGACGCTCACCCCGGAAAACATCCACGCGGTCTTCGGCGTCCGCGCCGCCATCCTGAACACGGAAAGCGGACCGCACCTAGCCTATCTTTAA
- a CDS encoding D-glycero-alpha-D-manno-heptose-1,7-bisphosphate 7-phosphatase — translation MSDFKRYVLLDRDGTIIKDKHYLHDPEGVELLPQAVEGLKRILGMGFGLAVLTNQSGIGRGYYTEEDVHACNARMVELLEAEGVTIDGVFFCPHEPEADCDCRKPAPGLMLRAAEELDFNPAQSFMIGDKRADMGLGRNTGATTILVRTGKGAKEEPDCADLTDHACDDLFAAALFIESRA, via the coding sequence GTGAGCGACTTCAAGCGCTATGTCCTGCTCGACAGGGACGGGACCATCATCAAGGACAAGCACTACCTTCACGACCCCGAAGGCGTGGAACTCCTGCCCCAGGCCGTCGAGGGCCTCAAGCGCATCCTGGGCATGGGGTTCGGCCTGGCCGTGCTGACCAACCAGAGCGGCATCGGGCGCGGCTACTACACCGAGGAGGACGTCCACGCCTGCAACGCGCGCATGGTCGAGCTCCTCGAAGCCGAAGGCGTGACCATCGACGGCGTGTTCTTCTGCCCGCACGAGCCGGAAGCGGACTGCGACTGCCGCAAGCCCGCCCCGGGCCTCATGCTCCGGGCCGCCGAGGAACTCGACTTCAACCCCGCCCAGAGCTTCATGATCGGCGACAAGCGGGCCGACATGGGACTGGGCCGGAATACCGGGGCCACCACCATCCTCGTGCGCACCGGCAAAGGGGCCAAGGAAGAACCGGACTGCGCCGACCTCACCGACCACGCCTGCGACGACCTCTTCGCCGCCGCCCTGTTCATCGAGAGCAGAGCGTAG
- a CDS encoding L-threonylcarbamoyladenylate synthase, producing MQSLLKALRSEGIVIYPTETLYALGCDATSATACARVAKVKVRTEERPLPLIIGGLDMLDLVTDEQPKHLRELASAFWPGPLSILVKALPSLPAWLSDAEGYTSVRWSGHPFASELSRRLKHPIVATSANLSGKPPAALPEDIDPDLLKLVDETYFDPPWPRGHLPSTVVRMLGSSKLEVIREGEVSIKKLCDKGYSVAVRNG from the coding sequence ATGCAAAGTTTGCTCAAGGCCCTGCGTTCCGAAGGCATTGTCATATATCCCACCGAAACACTCTACGCCCTGGGGTGCGACGCGACCAGCGCCACGGCGTGCGCCCGGGTGGCCAAGGTCAAGGTCCGCACAGAGGAACGGCCGCTGCCCCTGATCATCGGCGGGCTGGACATGCTCGACCTGGTCACGGACGAACAACCCAAGCACCTGCGGGAGCTGGCGTCGGCGTTCTGGCCCGGCCCCCTGTCCATACTCGTCAAGGCGTTGCCGTCGCTCCCGGCCTGGCTGTCGGACGCGGAGGGCTACACCTCGGTCCGCTGGTCCGGCCATCCCTTCGCCTCGGAGCTGTCCCGGCGGCTGAAGCATCCCATCGTGGCGACCAGCGCCAACCTGTCGGGCAAGCCCCCGGCGGCCCTGCCCGAAGACATCGACCCCGACCTGCTCAAGCTGGTGGACGAGACCTATTTCGACCCGCCGTGGCCGCGCGGCCACCTGCCTTCCACCGTGGTCCGCATGCTCGGCTCCAGCAAGCTGGAGGTCATCCGCGAGGGAGAGGTGTCCATCAAGAAGCTCTGCGACAAGGGATATTCCGTGGCCGTGCGCAACGGCTAG
- the pdxA gene encoding 4-hydroxythreonine-4-phosphate dehydrogenase PdxA yields the protein MRTLCITLGDPCGLGPELVARHFLENPADKDRMLVIGPVSAMDRELDRMGADRFFTVLDDPTQVADGGPGVYLYEPELLRTISFPPGHACSQGGLAAGESLDLAVEVLQSGLAQGLLTCPLNKAMLHAAGFDFPGHTEFLADKLGVGRDNVCMHLCGHDPDDPSPKLRVSLVTTHPRLRDVPDLVTGERILHCLRLTTEFVRTLGLAGPVGVCGLNPHAGESGRIGDEEITTIIPALERAKADGMDVAGPIPGDTIFHFAAKGRYPAVLAMYHDQGLAPLKLLHFSRAVNVTLGLPYPRTSPDHGTGYDLVGKGEASIHSFQAALDLLQKLVGRQ from the coding sequence ATGCGAACCCTGTGCATCACCCTGGGCGACCCCTGCGGCCTCGGCCCGGAGCTGGTGGCCCGACATTTCCTCGAAAACCCCGCCGACAAGGACCGGATGCTGGTCATCGGCCCGGTCTCGGCCATGGACCGCGAGCTGGACCGCATGGGCGCGGACCGGTTCTTCACCGTGCTCGACGACCCCACGCAAGTGGCCGACGGCGGGCCGGGCGTCTACCTGTATGAGCCGGAGCTGCTGCGGACCATCAGTTTTCCTCCCGGCCACGCGTGCAGCCAGGGCGGGCTGGCCGCCGGAGAGAGCCTGGACCTGGCCGTGGAGGTCCTGCAATCCGGCCTGGCCCAAGGGCTGCTGACCTGCCCCCTGAACAAGGCCATGCTCCACGCCGCCGGGTTCGACTTCCCCGGACATACCGAATTCCTCGCCGACAAGCTGGGCGTGGGCCGCGACAACGTGTGCATGCACCTCTGCGGCCACGACCCGGATGACCCCTCGCCCAAGCTGCGTGTCAGCCTGGTCACCACCCACCCGCGCCTGCGCGACGTGCCGGACCTGGTCACCGGCGAGCGCATCCTGCACTGCCTGCGGCTGACCACCGAGTTCGTGCGTACCCTCGGCCTGGCCGGCCCGGTGGGCGTGTGCGGCCTCAACCCTCACGCCGGGGAGTCCGGGCGTATCGGCGACGAGGAGATCACCACCATCATCCCGGCCCTGGAACGGGCCAAGGCCGACGGCATGGATGTGGCCGGTCCCATTCCCGGCGACACCATTTTCCACTTCGCGGCCAAGGGACGCTATCCCGCCGTGCTCGCCATGTACCACGACCAGGGACTGGCCCCGCTCAAGCTGCTCCACTTCAGCCGCGCCGTGAACGTGACCCTCGGCCTGCCGTACCCGCGCACCTCGCCGGACCACGGCACGGGCTACGACCTGGTGGGCAAGGGCGAGGCCTCCATCCACAGCTTCCAGGCCGCTCTCGACCTGCTCCAAAAACTGGTGGGCCGACAGTGA
- a CDS encoding NUDIX domain-containing protein, translating to MGKIRACPHCGGEIEVYRNPTPTVDVVIVMDCPGGGEGVVLIERANPPLGWALPGGFVDYGESCERAAVREMREETGLDVNLTGLLGVYSDPDRDPRQHTMSVVYTGKPEDPSRLAAGDDAAKARVFPMGRWPDLVFDHAKILADFLALRERAGCPD from the coding sequence ATGGGCAAGATTCGGGCCTGTCCCCACTGCGGCGGGGAGATAGAGGTCTACCGTAACCCCACGCCCACCGTGGACGTGGTCATCGTCATGGACTGTCCCGGCGGGGGCGAGGGCGTGGTGCTCATCGAGCGGGCCAACCCGCCGCTCGGCTGGGCGCTGCCCGGCGGGTTCGTGGATTACGGCGAATCCTGCGAGCGGGCGGCCGTGCGCGAGATGCGGGAGGAGACCGGCCTGGACGTAAACCTGACCGGCCTGCTCGGCGTCTACTCCGACCCGGACCGCGATCCCCGGCAGCACACCATGAGCGTGGTCTACACCGGCAAACCCGAGGACCCGTCCAGGCTGGCCGCCGGAGACGACGCGGCCAAGGCCAGGGTCTTCCCCATGGGCCGGTGGCCGGACCTGGTCTTCGACCATGCGAAAATACTTGCCGACTTCCTGGCCCTGCGGGAGCGGGCCGGATGTCCGGATTGA
- a CDS encoding ABC transporter substrate-binding protein, producing the protein MKRILFTIVFTLLLCTTAHAHTLTDDTGHTVTFDRPFTRIISLYGAHTENLFGLGLDEEIVGVSTSEDYPLAATAKPSFNSRDGVEKFLAAEPDLILIRPMHMRAYAGLWKALRKRGVAVVALQPDTVEAMYAYWRALGLLTGRETKAEYMIEDFQDGVRRAEDRLASLPDDDRPGVFFESIHSKYATFSPGSMPLFVLDKAGGRNMAADARPRHGTNIADYGMERVLNHGDRIDVYLAQHGTMNEVSVPDIVNAPAASRIKAVLSRNVFLVDERLVSRPTMRLLQGIDTVFRLLHPTAS; encoded by the coding sequence TTGAAACGCATTCTGTTCACCATCGTCTTCACGCTGCTTTTGTGCACCACGGCCCACGCCCACACCCTGACCGACGACACCGGCCATACCGTAACCTTCGACCGGCCGTTCACCCGCATCATCTCCCTGTACGGCGCGCACACCGAAAACCTCTTCGGCCTCGGCCTGGACGAGGAGATCGTGGGCGTGTCCACAAGCGAGGACTACCCCCTGGCCGCCACGGCCAAGCCGTCCTTCAACTCCCGCGACGGGGTGGAAAAGTTCCTGGCCGCCGAGCCGGACCTGATCCTCATCCGGCCCATGCACATGCGGGCCTACGCTGGGCTGTGGAAGGCGCTCCGGAAGCGCGGCGTCGCCGTGGTCGCCCTGCAGCCCGACACCGTGGAGGCCATGTACGCCTATTGGCGCGCCCTGGGGCTGCTGACCGGACGCGAGACAAAGGCCGAATACATGATCGAGGACTTTCAGGACGGGGTGCGACGGGCCGAGGATCGCCTCGCCTCCCTGCCGGACGACGACCGTCCCGGCGTCTTCTTCGAATCCATCCACTCCAAGTACGCCACCTTTTCGCCCGGCTCCATGCCGCTCTTCGTGCTGGACAAGGCGGGCGGCAGGAACATGGCCGCCGACGCCCGGCCCCGGCACGGGACCAACATCGCGGACTACGGCATGGAACGGGTCCTGAACCATGGCGACCGGATCGACGTCTATCTGGCCCAGCACGGAACCATGAACGAGGTCTCGGTGCCGGACATCGTGAACGCGCCCGCCGCCTCGCGCATCAAGGCGGTCCTGTCGCGCAACGTCTTCCTGGTGGACGAACGCCTCGTCTCCAGGCCGACCATGCGGCTGCTCCAGGGCATAGACACCGTGTTCCGGCTGCTCCACCCGACCGCAAGTTGA
- a CDS encoding sirohydrochlorin cobaltochelatase, producing the protein MTFVRTSVFLLLALLLATPALAGHHDEGPVRQAIVLAAFGTSYPEAVKSILNIKAKVEKAHPGVPVRLAFTSNIIRKIWQERQGDAAWRKANADIPAEILYVKHPLATIADLQNDGYRDVAVQSLHVFAGEEYHDLLTLVGGLRSIRSLKAKYTPFARLVVGRPALGQPGEAYPYVQDMEKAAKVLKGDVEHARKEDAALVYMGHGNDFFSTGIYAEFQKTLRAEYGYPIFIGCVEGYPAFDDMAALLAASGKKKVLLKPFMIVAGDHASNDMAGDEDDSWKVMLEKAGYSVIIDLRGLGMVDGWADLYVDHLADALAQGTGK; encoded by the coding sequence ATGACGTTCGTCAGAACCTCCGTTTTCCTGCTGCTGGCCTTGCTGCTGGCCACACCGGCCCTGGCCGGACATCACGACGAAGGGCCGGTCAGGCAGGCCATCGTCCTGGCCGCCTTCGGGACCTCATACCCCGAAGCGGTCAAATCCATCCTGAACATCAAGGCCAAGGTGGAAAAGGCGCACCCCGGCGTGCCGGTCCGCCTGGCCTTCACCTCCAACATCATCCGCAAGATATGGCAGGAACGCCAGGGAGACGCGGCATGGCGGAAAGCCAACGCGGACATCCCCGCCGAGATCCTCTACGTCAAGCATCCCCTGGCGACCATCGCTGACCTGCAGAACGACGGCTACCGCGACGTCGCCGTGCAGTCCCTGCACGTCTTTGCGGGCGAGGAATACCACGACCTGCTCACCCTGGTGGGCGGTCTGCGGTCCATCCGCTCCCTCAAGGCCAAATACACCCCGTTCGCCCGTCTCGTGGTGGGACGCCCGGCCCTGGGCCAGCCCGGCGAGGCCTACCCCTACGTCCAGGACATGGAGAAGGCGGCCAAGGTCCTCAAGGGCGACGTGGAGCACGCGCGCAAGGAAGACGCGGCCCTGGTCTACATGGGCCACGGCAACGACTTCTTCTCGACGGGCATCTACGCGGAATTCCAGAAGACCCTCCGGGCCGAATACGGCTACCCCATCTTCATCGGCTGCGTGGAGGGCTATCCCGCCTTTGACGACATGGCCGCGCTCCTGGCCGCGTCCGGCAAGAAGAAGGTCCTGCTCAAGCCGTTCATGATCGTGGCCGGCGACCACGCCTCCAACGACATGGCCGGGGACGAGGACGACTCGTGGAAGGTCATGCTCGAAAAGGCTGGCTACTCCGTGATCATCGACCTGCGCGGCCTGGGCATGGTGGACGGCTGGGCCGACCTGTACGTGGACCATCTCGCCGACGCCCTGGCCCAAGGGACGGGCAAGTAA
- a CDS encoding response regulator, giving the protein MRALIVEDEFLSRKVLRSFLLTLFEVDIVVNGREAVEAFKLGHAEKRPYDLILMDIMMPEVDGIEALQKIRNIESENGYKPRAKVIMTTALDDPQTVLKTFYDGEASAYIVKPVAKDKLYAELEKLGLLHK; this is encoded by the coding sequence ATGCGTGCACTGATTGTCGAAGACGAATTCCTGAGCCGCAAGGTATTGCGGTCGTTCCTGCTGACACTGTTCGAGGTGGACATCGTGGTCAACGGCCGGGAAGCGGTTGAAGCCTTCAAACTGGGGCATGCCGAAAAGCGGCCCTACGACCTCATCCTCATGGACATCATGATGCCCGAGGTGGACGGGATCGAGGCGCTGCAGAAAATCCGGAACATCGAGTCGGAAAACGGGTACAAGCCCCGGGCCAAGGTCATCATGACAACGGCCCTAGACGACCCGCAAACCGTGCTCAAGACGTTCTACGACGGCGAGGCCTCGGCCTACATCGTCAAGCCGGTCGCCAAGGACAAGCTCTACGCCGAGTTGGAAAAGCTCGGTCTCCTGCACAAGTAA